One window of the Pyrus communis chromosome 17, drPyrComm1.1, whole genome shotgun sequence genome contains the following:
- the LOC137723122 gene encoding pectin acetylesterase 5-like, whose amino-acid sequence MVGPMANPRLRSLLWWRRWANKDWAIAAIGCTVIAFALTLLSNSWRDEPDSEISRPFLPNAAAFDFVDLTLLRNAKDRGAFCLDGTAPGYHFRKGFGSGANNWLLHIEGGGWCNSIELCSWRKGTLLGSSNYMDRRVPFSGILSSHPSQNPEFFNWNKVKIRYCDGGSFAGHPENESKIGSGPFFRGQLIWEAVMDELLSIGLSKVKEALLSGCSAGGLATLIHCDDFRRLLPKDATVKCLADAGFFLDEEDVLQHRTMRSFYNDVAILQGLSKSLHKDCLSRMEPAKCLFPEEVIKHINTPVFLVNPAYDFWQVQHILIPEAADPHGHWKNCKLNIHNCNPSQLEILHGFRDSMLKALTEFQKNMEGGMFINSCYIHCQTWITETWHSPTSPRLNNKTIAESVGDWYFGRNAVKQIDCPFPCNPTCYHMNFTAFSRG is encoded by the exons ATGGTGGGGCCAATGGCGAATCCCAGGCTTCGCAGCCTTCTATGGTGGCGAAGGTGGGCCAACAAGGACTGGGCAATCGCTGCCATCGGATGTACCGTTATCGCCTTCGCTCTCACTCTCCTCTCCAACTCTTGGCGTGACGAACCAGACTCCGAAATCTCCCGCCCGTTTCTTCCCAACGCCGCCGCCTTCGATTTCGTCGACTTGACCTTGCTGCGCAACGCCAAAGATAGAGGCGCCT TTTGTTTGGACGGGACTGCCCCTGGTTACCATTTCAGGAAGGGATTCGGATCCGGCGCCAACAATTGGCTGCTTCACATTGAG GGTGGAGGTTGGTGCAATTCGATTGAATTGTGTTCTTGGCGCAAAGGTACTCTACTAGGGTCTTCTAATTACATGGATCGTCGAGTTCccttttctgggattttgagcTCTCATCCATCACAAAATCCTG AATTCTTTAACTGGAACAAAGTCAAAATCCGATACTGTGATGGCGGATCCTTCGCTGGCCACCCGGAAAATGAGTCTAAG ATTGGATCAGGACCTTTTTTTAGGGGCCAGCTCATCTGGGAAGCAGTTATGGATGAACTCTTGTCAATTGGCTTGTCAAAAGTGAAAGAG GCACTTCTTTCAGGATGCTCTGCCGGTGGGTTAGCGACTCTTATACATTGTGATGACTTTCGACGTCTTCTGCCAAAGGATGCAACTGTCAAATGTCTTGCTGATGCAGGTTTTTTCCTTGATGA GGAAGATGTTCTCCAGCATCGGACGATGAGGTCTTTCTATAATGACGTTGCCATCCTTCAG GGTTTATCAAAAAGTTTGCACAAGGATTGTCTTTCGAGGATGGAACCAGCAAAG TGTCTATTTCCTGAAGAAGTTATTAAACACATTAATACCCCAGTGTTTCTTGTCAACCCAGCTTATGATTTTTGGCAG GTACAACATATATTGATACCTGAAGCAGCAGATCCACATGGCCATTGGAAAAATTGTAAACTGAACATTCACAATTGCAATCCCAGCCAGCTTGAAATACTACATG GTTTCCGTGATTCTATGCTGAAAGCACTGACTGAATTCCAAAAAAATATGGAAGGAGGAATGTTTATAAATTCATGTTATATTCATTGCCAGACGTGGATAACCGAGACATGGCATTCACCCACTTCTCCACGATTAAACAATAAG ACAATTGCAGAATCTGTGGGCGACTGGTACTTCGGTCGAAATGCAGTAAAGCAAATTGACTGTCCattcccatgcaatcccacctgCTATCATATGAATTTCACTGCTTTCTCACGAGGTTGA
- the LOC137723774 gene encoding pectin acetylesterase 5-like: MVVERVGSNSMANISGLRGPLWWMQWAKRGWAIAAVGFAVFVFLFALSVASYYRSSEPESNIANSFHRITTSDLIDLTLLHSAKDRGALCLDGSLPGYHFQKGFGSGAKNWLLFIEGGGWCNTIESCILRKHMHLGSSKHMGRRVHFTGILSPHPDHNPGFFNWNRVRIQYCDGAFIAGHPDNELKNGTELFFRGRLIWEAIMDELLSLGLSKAEQALLSGCSSGGLAALIHCDEFRHLLPKDATVKCLGDAGFFLDEKDVLHNPTVRSLFRDVVNLQGLAKSLNKDCVARMEPDRCIFPEEIVKNIKTPVFLVQSAYDFWQIQNTLIPKASDPHSYWEKCRLNIYNCNSTQVEILLGFRGSLLKALNDFEKNKEGGMFISSCFIHCQTLMTEIWNSPKSLRINNKTIAESVGDWYFNRSAAKLIDCPFPCNPTCYNVNFTRD, translated from the exons ATGGTGGTGGAGAGAGTCGGGTCAAATTCTATGGCGAATATTTCTGGGCTTCGCGGCCCGCTGTGGTGGATGCAGTGGGCCAAGCGTGGCTGGGCAATCGCCGCCGTCGGATTCGCCGTCTTCGTCTTCCTCTTCGCACTCTCTGTCGCCTCCTACTATCGGAGTTCCGAGCCGGAGTCCAACATCGCGAACTCATTTCATCGCATCACCACCTCCGATTTGATCGACCTGACATTGTTGCACAGCGCCAAAGATAGAGGCGCCC TTTGTTTAGATGGAAGTTTGCCTGGCTACCATTTTCAAAAGGGATTTGGATCCGGCGCCAAAAATTGGCTACTTTTCATTGAG GGTGGAGGTTGGTGCAACACAATAGAATCATGTATTTTGCGTAAACATATGCATTTAGGATCTTCCAAACATATGGGACGTCGAGTTCACTTTACTGGGATTTTAAGCCCTCACCCTGACCATAATCCTG GATTCTTTAACTGGAACCGAGTCAGAATACAGTATTGTGATGGCGCATTTATAGCCGGTCACCCTGATAATGAGTTGAAG AATGGAACGGAACTTTTCTTTAGGGGCCGGCTCATCTGGGAAGCAATTATGGATGAACTGTTGTCATTGGGCTTATCAAAAGCGGAACAG GCCCTTCTTTCGGGATGCTCTTCCGGTGGGTTGGCAGCTCTTATACATTGTGATGAATTTCGACATCTTTTGCCTAAGGATGCCACTGTCAAATGTCTAGGCGATGCGGGTTTTTTTCTTGATGA GAAAGATGTTCTCCACAATCCTACCGTGAGATCTCTCTTTCGTGATGTTGTCAACCTTCAG GGGTTAGCGAAAAGTTTGAACAAGGATTGTGTTGCAAGAATGGAACCAGATAGG TGTATCTTTCCTGAAGAAATTGTTAAAAACATCAAAACCCCCGTGTTCCTCGTTCAATCAGCTTATGATTTTTGGCAA ATACAAAATACCTTGATACCTAAAGCATCTGATCCACATAGCTACTGGGAAAAGTGCAGACTGAACATTTATAATTGCAATTCTACTCAGGTTGAAATACTTCTAG GTTTCAGGGGATCTCTGCTGAAGGCGTTGAATGATTTCGAGAAAAATAAGGAAGGAGGAATGTTTATAAGTTCTTGCTTTATTCATTGCCAGACATTGATGACTGAGATATGGAATTCGCCGAAATCTTTAAGGATAAACAACAAG ACAATTGCAGAGTCTGTGGGGGACTGGTACTTCAATCGAAGTGCAGCGAAGCTAATAGACTGCCCGTTTCCATGCAATCCGACCTGCTACAATGTGAATTTCACTCGAGATTGA